The genomic DNA ACTACATCCACCACAGAGAGCTGGCGGAGCCTGAGGCGTCGGCGCGTTTGCACAGTTGCTTCCATTACGGATCAAAGTGCCGCAGCTACTCCGACGGCCTGGGAGCCAGCTTTGcagagcatgctgggtaaaGCCATTTGGTTTTGTTAATCGTCTGGTATGAAGCACTGCTCTCTACTCACGAgtgttctgcttctgcaggaATAAAGCAGGTCCACAGTTCAAACGAGCAGCCAGGAAAGGTGAGGACGTTCGGCCCTACGACATGCCAGGACCTGCTGAGGACGTGGAGAAGAACCAGAACATCCTGCTGTGGCTGATGGAGGGACAGAAAGAAATGGTTCAACACAAGAGGAGCCCATATGGGTCAGTGGGGAGGGTTAAAGACACCAACCACTGTCTCCCGCATGCCAAATAAAGTGACCTTCTCTTTTAGGATCACCGCCGGGTCCACGAGAGCCAACGACCACAACGGATCCCACCTCGGCTTTGTTGAGCGGTCGGGATCGGCGCATCCGTGCGTCGGCACGCAGCGGGACAACGTGCTTCCGTCTCACCCTTTCATTCAGGATCCCACCATGCCTCCCAACCCGGCCCCCAGCCCCCtcatccagctggaggaggtgcgccggcggctggaggaggagaagatcaaATCTGGGACTTTACAGCCCAAGCAGAGGTGAGGGGGGGAGCTGCTTGGTGCctctggtcctggtcccggtcctggtcccggtgccagtGGAGTTAACACTTTCTTCTCATGTCCCTCAGTTATGTGATGGAGGTCATCCAGAGGGGGCGCGCCGCCGTCAGGCCCGCGCTCTTCCCTCCGCTCAGCGTGGTGCCCGCCGTGTCCGACAGCGAGCTCTCCGAGCCCGAGTAGGTTCACAGAGAAtccgttttctttttcttgagtCAAACACACAGGATTGTCCTATCCTTGTGAGGACTCTCCGCATGCTCTGGTCCTCACTAGGTGCcatatgagaacacacacacacaccaatgttGACGCTGAGCTTTGATCTGAATTCTTCTGACCGCCGTTCTCCTCCTCAGACCTAAAGGCGGTAAAAAGCCGCCGTGGGAGAACGTCACCGTGGCGTATTACTTCTGCGAGGAGTTGATCCCGTACAGGACCTCGGTCCGGGGGAGGGTGGTCACTCTGGGCCAGTTTAAAGAGCTGCTGACAAAGAAAGGAAACTACAGGTGATCTGCCACCGTCCGGATCTGCGGCGAGGCTAACCTGCTGACACGCCCTCCGTTCCGGTTTCAGGTATTATTTCAAGAAGGTGAGCGACGAGTTCGACTGCGGGGTCGTGTTCGAGGAGGTGCGCGAGGACGACGCCGTCTTGCCCCTCTTTGAGGAGAAGATCATCGGGAAGGTGGAGAAAATTGACTGAGCGGAGCGAGACGACGGTGAAGCGGAAGTGGTTCTGATGGATGACGAAAGATAATGGAGGTGGCGCCGGCTCTCACCGGGTCTGAAAGCGCCGCCGCATTAATGTGGTAGCAGAAGAAGACCTGGTTCCCCTCTTCTGAGGGAGATGTAGCCGTGTGacctgcagaggagcagaatGCTGCATATTTTTGATACGACTGGAGGTCTCTTTTCTACAGACACACCTGGGGGGCTTTTTTATACATATTGGTACCAGACATGTACAGTTTGTGGCAAAGAATAACAAATTttctatttaattatttaaaatgccTGTTGATGACTATCagaaatcagatttattttaaaagctctttttttgCAGGTTTTTCCTTTGATTGAATCTGTCAGGCGGCACTTTCGCTGTAGCCTCCAGCGCTATAAAGTCTGCACGTAGATGCTTACGGCACCGAGTGTGACGGAAAACCAgcgcttttttcccctccgagTTTGTGTTTTCTGATGAGAAATTACAGGTAAATGTAGCCGATGGCTCTGTGCGTGCTCCAGCCTCGGAGTGACGCAGAGACGCGCAATAATGACATTTATTAGAGCGAGTTTGGCTCCGCGCAGGCTGATGTGACGGAGCCTGCAGCCTCGTTAGTCCCTGCAGCGACTAAATCCTGTCGGAGGAGCAAAGCGAAAGGAAAATGAGCATCGACAGTCAAGGCCGGCGGGCTGCGGCGCACGTTTTGTGACAAAGGTGGGGTTGGAGAACAGGGCTGCAGCACAGGGACGTCTTATACCAACCAGTCCTAAATGGAATCCCATAATCAgctcctttttatttaaatgaatatttataaccttttgaattttaaaaaaaaaaatagagtaTCAAATTTCTTCACCCTAAAAAGGAAGTTTCTATTATTTacaaagaataaaatatatatttaaaaaacaatactGTGTGCCTTCGTTCCTGCTTCCAGAACCTTCCTCTTTATTATTgcagatgacctttgacctctgatgcATAATTAGGTAAAATAGCAGCACGGACCTGCAGTGATCGCCTACCAGCTGTAGGGGGCGCCCCCGAACACGCAGGGAGCCCACGGCGACCTTTGATCTGCGTGGATGATAATGGTCTTGCATTATTGATGACGCAGGCGGCTCCTCGGTGAATTCCGACTGCACGAGGAAGCTGCAACTGCTGCCACCACAAACCCTCATTTTCTCTTCTGCCCTGTAATTGAGGGTTTGGAGGCAGAAACCCGAGAGAGGTCAGTGTGGATGAAGTGTTGAGAGAAGTCGAGTCTTTCTTTCTCCGCTCTGTGTCAGCTCGAGGAGCGCGGCTCTATTATGAAGCCAATCAGCCAGGGCTGGATAACCAGACCAGCACGGTCTCAGAGCTGTGATGCTCACATGTTTAAAACGCCCTTTGACCGGTGGGCGAGGTCACGCCGGGGCTGTAATCAGCCGGCTGCGAGTTCCGACACCCCTCTGTTGTGTTTCGCATCCCTTCGACGTTCTTTCCAAACTAAAGTTCTGCTCATTCCCACCGTTTTGTCCATTTAAACCGGTTTCAAACTGGATCCTGACAGATCCTCGGCAACGTGAAATCTGTGATTTCAACTGTCAATGTGATCATTGTAAGGACCCTGCAGCTTCAGTTtccagggaaaccaatatagAAACTCACCTTCAAGGTTCCCTCTCAAGCAGTGACGTCACTAAAACTCCGTCTTCTCCTTGTTTCCATTAAATGTATCCACAGTTCAGCTTTCTTCCACAATGATTCAAGCTCCTCAAAACGGACTTTTTTCTGCGTAGTAGCAAAATCAGGACGTTGTGGTGATTATTAACCGGCCGGTGTGAATAATCTCACTGTTCCTGAGGGGTCGGAGccccacagagctgcaggaactcGCTCGTCTCTATCGTCCTGTCACCACTTCTGGCTTTTGAGACAAAACAGGGGTCTTGTCAGGGACGGAGCTTTTCTTGTGTCCTCATCAGGCCGGTTTTGTCTCACCTGTCCTGATTGTCCTGATCGCTCTCACCTGCTCTCTCTCACCTGTGCCTATTGTCTATTGCTCTCTCGGATCAGCTCTTCTCGCACGCCGCAGGTCACCTCGTTCGGGCTTGTTTCTTGTTTCTACCATCAGGACAACCAGGTTCTAGAGGGGGAACCTTCAGTCAGACAAATGGAATATGCAAAACAAAGTAGCTTTAACAATGCCTCTGTCCGTTGCCACGGTGATACCTGctccatgtttgttttgttccaATTGCGCAGCAAGGACCTTCCCCCCCAATATGTGTGCAATTACcagtgaagtgtgtgtgtgtatcggaTCCATAACCCAGCCACCTCATCCAGGTACCAGGACTGGATGGGAAATGTGCTGATGCCTCCAGTGTGTCCTGTCTCTTCCTCCAGGTCTCTGCCAGGGTGGACGGGCCTGCAGGTGGAGCCTCCAGCGATACGAAGGTCATTGGTTCACTCCCAGCTGTGTAGCATGTCTTTGTCTTCACTGTACCATTAGCTTTATTAGCACGGCTGCTAACTGTTGCTGTCAGCGGTGTGTGAAGGACCGATGATGACTCCACAAGCCTCGCCTTCCCTGCCGTTCCTTTAAATAGCTGCACAGCTTCTTCCTGTTATTATGGGCTGCTCTACTGTATGAAAAAAAAGATCCTTTCCAAGTGGCTTCCATGCAACCAGGACCAGTCAGCATCCCAGCTTAAATGTCGGGCATCACTTCGGACAGTTTCAGCCCGTATTGCGCTGGCGGTTCTGCTTTCACCTGCCAGAGAAGCGTTGTTCTCTGGGGACGGTCGGCTGTGATCGGAGATCTCATTAATAAGCCGTCGGACTCCAGCCCGAGGCACCGAGCACGCGTGCAGCGCATATTGAAGCGCGCCTCCCGTCTCTGGCGCCAACGCCAGCTCAGTGCTGCAGCGGGTCGGTCCACGATCAGTCATCTTCAAAACATTCCGTTCGTCATTGTTCATCCGCCCGTCATCAATGAAACCTCCACAAAAGAAATCACCTCCgaaaatattttatttggtGTTGAAGTACATAAAACCTTCTGataaagctttatttaaatatatataatcgTCTCTCTTGAACAGGGGAGAATAAAGAGAGCAACACTCACAGCAAATACAAACCTGACACACAGGCAGAGCAAAGGTTCTGTCGCCTCTTCTGTGGGATATAGGTTCTTTTTCAGCTCTGAGGTAGGACACAAGCTCAcagcaaagacagagagaaaaggtttGGGGTGTAAATCACATCTTCTATATGGTTAAATACACAAAACTGCGCTGATGAACGAGGCtcaaaaatgcataaatatcCAAATATAGCGATTTAAATAGATGTCACGCCACAGAGACACGTGCCAGTAGGCAGCAATCGCAGAGCACAGTTAAAGCAGGAACGTGTGTCGAGTCCTTCCTCCCCGTCGAGTCCTTCCTCCCCGTTGACTCCTTCCTCCCCGTCGAGTCCTTCCTCCCCGTTGACTCCTTCCTCCCTGTCGAGTCCTTCCTCCCCGTTGACTCCTTCCTCCCTGTCGACTCCTTCCTCCCCGTCGAGTCCTTCCTCCCCGTCGagtccttcctcccttcctccctacCCTGATATCTGAATACCACCTTAACGCTCTTAACGGGATTTAGTGGCACCAGATCACggaaaaaacaaaggaagcagAAGTAACGATAAaccctgacagcagctgcatGCAGGAGACAACAAGACATCCTCGGCTGACGTTTCAGGTCTTTGACACATCAGATCAGACCCCTGACCAgtccacctctgaccccacagctctcctcctcctcctcctcctcctcctcctcttccagtgaCGTGGACAGAGGCCAAAGTCTCATGTGAGGGTTCTTCCCATTACGATGCAGCGGAGGCGTCTGAGGCAGGATTGTCAGGGTAAAAGCGGGAGGACGACACCTGAAACGCCGCTGCGTTGACAACCAAGCCGCTGCCCTGGTTAAGGCGATCGGTGGAGACAGGAAACACTTAGAATTTCATTTCTGAGAATCTGATTTCAAAGCTGTCGGTTTGAGACGTGAGCAGAAGCTCAATGAGATGCGGACACAGCACGAGCACGTATGCGCGCGCACACGCCTCGTGTTTCTGGGCGTGCGTACGGTGAATAACCTCTCATTTCGCTCCCGGCGCCGCGTCACGTCTGCCTCTGGAAGGGCAGATTGAGCGTCACGGTGGCCTCTCTTGGCTCCGCCCTCGGCCTGTTGATCATCTCGCATTCGTTCTGTCTCACGTTCTCCTCGTGCATCTGCGACACCTCGGTGGAGGCGGGCCCGAAGCCGGGCACGGTGTTGGCGACGTGCACGGCGTGGACCTTGTTCCGCCCGTTTTTGCTGAGGATGCAGCTGAACACCTTCTTGAAGCCTTTGCGGAAGTGTTTGGACACCAGCGCGTAGACGATGGGGTTGACGCAGGAGTTGGCGTAGGCCATGCAGTGGGACAGGAGCCTGAAGGCGTAGGTGGTCTGGTTAAAGGGGAAGTCTCCGTACAGGTAGCAGAGGATGACCACGTGGTAGGGCAGCCAGCAGATGCAGAACAGCACCGTGACGATGATGATCATTTTGGTCACTTTGCGCTTGGCCCGCTTGGATTCCGACATGCCGTCCAGAGGGTCCACGGCCGTCCACAGGAACTTGATGGTCCGGGTGTACGAGAGGCTGACGATCAGCACCGGGATGATGTAGCCGAACAGGAAGGTGCAGGTGTCCAGGACCTtccggtcctcctcctcccagccgGGGATGCAGACGGTGCTGTTGGCGTAATCGATCAGGTCGTAGTAGCTCAAATACGGGCCGGCAAATATCAGAGAAAGGCCCCAGATGATCACTATGGCGACGACGGCGTTGCGCGGGGTGCGGAGCTCTCTGGATCGCAGCGGGTAACGAATGGCCAGATACCTGATGACGAGAGAGTTAAAATCACTTAAACAGCAGTTTCGGTGGGCGCGCAGTGGTAGTTTAACTGGGTAATAACTGGAGGCCGATATGGGAGCAGTGGGGGATGGGTCTGCTGCCTGGGTTTAATCACACGGTCTAGCACGAGTCCCAGAGACACCTCAGAGAAATATGTCAAACTGGCTTTTGGAAGGTCTGATCTTGAACGGACtcgaaaccatgacaacagccgcGCGTTCCCGCGCTGCCTGCGGCGATGAAGTCACACCTCGGACTGCGACTGTGGCGCCGTGATTAAACAAgcgaagaagaagagaaaattaCGGGAACGGGGAGGTGTTTAACAGGAGTAGCTGCTTCCACACACAGAAACGCTCCTGCCTGAGATCCCAGCAGAAGAAGACGCCGCCTCCGTGGCGAGGGGAGCCGCGGCTCCTCAGACAGTGTTCTGATAGCATCGATGAAATCTGAGGACGGGTTCAAACACTGGACAGTTTCAGCGCTTCTCTGGACCCAAACTGAACCCGACTCATCCCGGTTGTGTTGGATTAGACTCTAATCATTAGAGTGAGCTAGTGGGATCTTcgcctttttttaattaatggaaTCAGCTCGTTCCCCCTCACAATATCCCAGTAAACACCAGTGTGTGGGCGGTGAGATTCAACCACAGCCGCTCATTCACTGGACGCTCGCCgactggggtcaaaggtcgaatCAAGAACTCATATTTTTCCCACCTGTTGCAGCAGATTAGGATCTCGCTCACGGAGCCTCCGACATGTTTGATCGGAGGGTTTCCACCGCGGAGCCGCAATCTGGCTCGGTCAACACGACCCCGGCTGGAAACGTCTCTAAAGAACCTTTCCGGCGGGGAGGATTATACACGAGTCCCTCATTAAGTATTTAATTCCATCGCAGACTCTGCGAGGGCTCGCGGGGGCTTGATTAATGACTATCCTTCAGaggtatattaaaaaaaaaaggatgtggTAAAGGAATGAAATGCCAATTCCAGCCCACGcagtataaaaaaaaagagccctcAAATATAAATGCAGATCATATCGATTCGCTCTTGGAATGAAGGCTGGGTGCTGAATGGATTCCTGCCTCTCTCTGTTACTAAACACAAGGAGGTGAATCGATCAGGCCTGATGAGACACTGCGTGAGTAGACTCTTGTTACCTGATAATCCTGCGGATcaataattcaatttcctgtCTGCAAGTGGCCCGAATAAATGACTTTTGAGCCTCTTTCCTCTCCCACCCACACCCATTGTTTGTTCTGAATGATTTGGTACCTGTCCACGGAGACGGCGGCGAGCGTGAAGCTGCTGGCGTACATGGTGAGGTTGATGAAGAAGTGGACCACCTTGCACATGAAGGAGCCGAacacccagtcctccagggagTAGATGGTGGCTTGGAAAGGGAcgcagaagatgatgaaggagaAGTCGGCCACGCTCAGGTTGAGGATGAACAGGTTGGTGGTGTTGTAGCCCACCTGGCCGCTGCGCAGCAGCACGGCCAGCACCAGGCTGTTGCCCACGGTGCCCAGCAGGAAGATGAGGGAGAAGACCACCGACACGATCACGCTGGTGGGGTTGATTTGGTAGCTCTCCGACACGTTCGCCGGACCCCCCAGCTTCCCCAAATCCTCCAAATCGGACATTTTTCAGGTCTGAAATGAGAGGACAAAAGCGCACCGACGGTCGGACTGTTAATTAAGTTAACGAGGCTTCGCTCCAAAGACTCCTGTCAGTGCATTAGTGCTGGGCCACAACAGCTCCGAGAAGCGCTTCCCTAATTGGCTGGTGGGAGTTAGTCGGAGGCGTCCTGGGAATACTTTTCATCTCTTTAATCATGACTGAGCCTGTCGGGCAGACGGATACACCTAGTCAAGCCCAAatgggctctttttttttagatgttttttgAATGCGAGCAGAACTCCAGCGTCTCAGCCTCCGGCACTCACGTTAAGTGACGCACTTTTCTCAAAATTAGGACAGAGCTGAAGTGGCTGCGACGTCGATGCTTTGGAGAGGTTCTGGAGTCTGAGTCAGAGTCAAAAGAGACCCGCCCGAGCCTTGTGATCCGGTTCCAGTCGGTTCCTCAAAGCTCCGAGCCACAGAGCAGCCAGGacatggagctggagctgggtaCGGGATAAAACCGGCTAAACTGAATGAACAAAAAGCGATTGGAGTCTTTCAAGCTGGAGGGCTCTGAGAGTAACGTGAGGCTTTCAGGAGCAGATGGCTCATTTGCAGAGCTCTTCACGCTGATTCCCAAAAAACAATCAACAATCTCTTGTTCACGGACGCCTCCTCCATGGGATCCATGTCACATCATCCTCTGCAGAGAGCTCTCCTGTTACGCACCTTTTCATGCATGGAAATGGGACCCAAGTGGAGGAAACAGATTTCCAGCCAATTTCGATTTAAATAAGCAGATGTTTGATGGAGAGTCGCTTGCTGGTTATGCTGCTTAAATGACATCTTATTTTCCATGCAACTGAGGCTCAGGATGCATGGCAGCACAGACGCGGCACAATAGGATTTACAGAGCTGAAAATAAAGGTGGTGAATGAAGTTTGCCCTCCCAAAGCTCAACAAAGCGCTTAACAAAGGAAACTCTGCTCCATGCGACAATGACCGAGCAAAATAAAAGCCAGAGGCATCAAACAAGTGGGAGAAGCGAGGTCGGCATTAAGTTGGCAGCAGTGGAATGTCGCGCGCTCAATGCAGCAgattctcctctccctcttctatCATGTTGCTGATTCCCAGTTTGGGGGGAAACGTCTGAGACGGATGTTAAATCTGGGAAATGAAGCCCAGGACTCCTGTGCAGGAGTCTCAGGGGGAATCAGGGACAGACGAGCAGGCGCTTTATGTGCCGGTGCATCATTCCCCATCACTGGAAACGAGACAGGGAGTCATGAAAGAGGCAGAATGAAGGACGGCTCACACACTTTGGAGCGGCGCCGAGGCGAGGGGCCGCAGGTCCGATTACATAAGTTTGCATCTCGGCGGAGCAGCCGTAACCTGGCtaatgttttaaaagaaaaacacagaacagaggAGGGTCCCCCAGCATTTCCCAACCGAAAGCAAAAATCACTATGCaggtgcagggggggggggc from Takifugu rubripes chromosome 5, fTakRub1.2, whole genome shotgun sequence includes the following:
- the galr2b gene encoding galanin receptor 2b, with protein sequence MSDLEDLGKLGGPANVSESYQINPTSVIVSVVFSLIFLLGTVGNSLVLAVLLRSGQVGYNTTNLFILNLSVADFSFIIFCVPFQATIYSLEDWVFGSFMCKVVHFFINLTMYASSFTLAAVSVDRYLAIRYPLRSRELRTPRNAVVAIVIIWGLSLIFAGPYLSYYDLIDYANSTVCIPGWEEEDRKVLDTCTFLFGYIIPVLIVSLSYTRTIKFLWTAVDPLDGMSESKRAKRKVTKMIIIVTVLFCICWLPYHVVILCYLYGDFPFNQTTYAFRLLSHCMAYANSCVNPIVYALVSKHFRKGFKKVFSCILSKNGRNKVHAVHVANTVPGFGPASTEVSQMHEENVRQNECEMINRPRAEPREATVTLNLPFQRQT